The Sorangiineae bacterium MSr11954 DNA segment GAGCCGAAACGCCAGGGCCAGTAGGGCGCCGAGGGCGAGAGGTGCGCGAAGGACAGGAGCGCCAGCGCGATGAGCGCCATTCCGCCTAGGAGCACCCTGTGTGCCCCGAATCGCGCGACCAGGCGCGCGCTCAGCCCGAGCGAAAGAATGCCGACGGTGGCCGTCATGGGCAAGAACGCCAGGCCCACGTCCAGCGGCCCGAACCCCGCGGTTTGGGCCAGCTCCAGCGAGCCGAAAAAGAACACCGCGTACATGCCCATGATCATGAACCCGCGCACCACGCTGGTCACCATCAAGCTTCGCACCCGCAGAATGCGCAGCGGCAAGATGGGGTTCGCGATGCGCGCCTCGAGCACGAAGAAGAGCGCGAGCGTGATCAGCGCGATGGCCGCCGGCACCAGCACCGCGCCCGAGGTCCACGCGTGGTTCGAGCCCTCGACGAGCGCATAGACCGCCAGCATCGCCGCCGCCGTGACCATGATGGCGCCCGTCACGTCGACGCCATTGCGAATCCCGGGCGCCGGGCTCTCCCGCAGCACCGCCCGCCCGAGCGGAATGCCGAACAGGCCGATGGGGATGTTGATCAAGAAGATCCAATGCCAGTCGACCATCTGCGTGAGCGCCCCGCCGAGCAAGAGCCCCACGGAGCTCCCCGAGACGCTCACGAACATGTACCCGCTCATGGCGCGCGTGCGCTCCGCCGGCTCCGGAAACTCGATGGCCACGATCGCCAGGACGACCGCCGCCGAGGCCGCGGCGCCGATGCCTTGCAGAAATCGCGCGGCGATCAGGGTGGTGGCGTCGTGCGTGAGGCCGCATGCCGCCGACGCCAGGGTGAATACCCCCAGGCCCAGCAAGAAGATTCGCCGCCGGCCCAGAAGATCGCCCAGCCTCCCGAAGAGCAGCAAGAAGCCGCCGAACGCGATCAAATAGGCGTTCGTGATCCATGTGAGCTGGGCTTGGGGCAGGTGCAAGTCCGCCTGCATGGCCGGCAGTGCCACGTTCACCACCGTCGCGTCCAGCACCAGCATGAATTGACCCAGGAGCACGGCAAACAAAGCAATCCACCGGCGGCGCGAAGGCCGCGGTGCGGTCGTGTCGATGTCCATGATAGTCACAGTAGTTGTGACTATCAACGCCGACAAGACCATGGGCATACACGGCAAGACCGTGGCCGTGCGTTATATTCGTTGGGACCGTGGCCTCCCGTGCGACCTACCCGATCCCCCATATGACGCGTCTGGTTCGACGCGTGCACGCCAAAGTTCACGAGGAGGCCCTCGGGATGAACTCCAAGCAGGTCTACCTCCTCGCCACCTTGGAAGACCGCGGGGCTTTGCCGCAACAGAACCTGTGCGACACCTTGCGCACCACACAGAACACGATCGTGACCTGGCTCAACGAGCTCGAGGAAGCGGGCTATGTCGAGCGGGTCCGCGATCCCAACGACCGGCGCAAACACAACGTCGCGCTCACCCGAGCCGGCCACCTCGCACTCGAGCGCGCCGAGCGCGAGCT contains these protein-coding regions:
- a CDS encoding MFS transporter; its protein translation is MDIDTTAPRPSRRRWIALFAVLLGQFMLVLDATVVNVALPAMQADLHLPQAQLTWITNAYLIAFGGFLLLFGRLGDLLGRRRIFLLGLGVFTLASAACGLTHDATTLIAARFLQGIGAAASAAVVLAIVAIEFPEPAERTRAMSGYMFVSVSGSSVGLLLGGALTQMVDWHWIFLINIPIGLFGIPLGRAVLRESPAPGIRNGVDVTGAIMVTAAAMLAVYALVEGSNHAWTSGAVLVPAAIALITLALFFVLEARIANPILPLRILRVRSLMVTSVVRGFMIMGMYAVFFFGSLELAQTAGFGPLDVGLAFLPMTATVGILSLGLSARLVARFGAHRVLLGGMALIALALLSFAHLSPSAPYWPWRFGSYTLLGLGAGNSFLPLLTIAMSEVPSADAGLGSSIVNLSQQLSAAVDLALLATAASQRTDHLRADHVTSAEALVGGYHFAYTLAAIGVLAGLTVAALFLRPRPRPREQATPLSSSTV
- a CDS encoding MarR family transcriptional regulator encodes the protein MASRATYPIPHMTRLVRRVHAKVHEEALGMNSKQVYLLATLEDRGALPQQNLCDTLRTTQNTIVTWLNELEEAGYVERVRDPNDRRKHNVALTRAGHLALERAERELLRLEDEVLAALSADERAQLRKLLAKALAVPPL